One Raphanus sativus cultivar WK10039 unplaced genomic scaffold, ASM80110v3 Scaffold3100, whole genome shotgun sequence genomic window, TCCATTGCAAAACTACCATTGTTCTCTGCTATTTGGTAACTCATTTTCTTATGTATTTAATCAGCTCAGAGGTTGTTGGTTTATTAAGGACTTTGCTCTCGCTGTTTCTCTTTAGATTGAGCACAAGAGTATGACCGTAGCTGCAGCTTTTGAACATGTCCGCTCAATAAGACCGCAGGTTTTGCTGCATCCTTCGCAGAGAAAGGTAAGTATATACGAGACAGATCATAaagcttacaaaaaaaaacatgaatctACTTGTGTGTTTCTTTAATACAAAGTCTAGGCTGTTTGTTTCTGAAAGATTGTAATTTATGGTATAGGTTGTTGAGAAATTTAAAAGGCTACAAACTCTAGAAACCTTTGATGCTGACAGTTAAATCACCGGCAGAGATTATAGCTCTCAGCATTTCCAGCAGCTATGGCCATTGTTTGCAAGACTTCTCTGCTTTCTTTTGGTTCGGTTAAAATCTTCTATTTTGCTCAAGAGATCCAAAGTAAGAGACTAGCAATGGAGA contains:
- the LOC108821147 gene encoding phosphatidylglycerophosphate phosphatase PTPMT2-like translates to MEHLVIPTRDYLFAPSIADITRAVDFIHKNAFLGKTTYVHCKTTIVLCYLIEHKSMTVAAAFEHVRSIRPQVLLHPSQRKVVEKFKRLQTLETFDADS